Genomic window (Mycolicibacterium smegmatis):
ACCGCAACCTGCACGCACTTGCGACGAGCCCCAACCTGGCGGCTGCGCTGCTGGTCGCCGACGGCGACCGGCTGCCCACCGACCCCACGATCAACCTCGGCACCGCGACCATGGTGCCGGGCGCCGGAAAGGGTGTGGCACAGGACTGGCCGATCCTGGCCCACGCGCCGGCGCCGCTGCCGCCGACCGTCGGCAGCCGCACGATCAGCGTGTGCGATCGCGGGGATGCCGTGTGTGACTACGACCCCGACGCCGACGAGGTCACCGCGGCCGCGATCGCCGTGCACACCAGCTACGCCCGCAGCGCCTCACAGCCGTGGACCTGGCCGCTGTATCAGCTGCTGATGCCGACGGTGACCAACCCGGCGGTGCCCAACCCGACGGTGCCCATCCCGACGGGGCCGGTGCCCGGACCGCAGGCGCCGACGCTGCAGGCATCACCGCAGAACCCGCTGACCGGCACCGAAACCTCTGTTCAGCCCGCCGAAGAGCCCGCTCCGACGTTAGGCTGATCTATCTCGTCCAGGCCGAGAGGAGCAGAGGATGTCGACCCTGTGGCGTTATCTCCGCATCCAGGCCTTCGTTCTGCTCTGCGGCATCGTGGGGCCGATCTTCCTGGTGATCTACTTCGGCAGCGGCGGCAGCCCGTTGATCAAGTGGATGTTCTGGACAGGTCTGCTCATCACGGCCCTCGACGTGCTGATCGCCCTGGCGATCACGGCCATGGGCACCCGGTCGGCCGCCAAGCACCAGGATCTCGAACAGAACGGGGTGATCGCACTCGCGCAGGTGGTCGGCATCCATGAGACCAACACGCGGATCAACGAGCGGCCACTGGTGAAGCTCGACCTGCAGATCTCCGGGCCGGGGATCGCGCCGTTCGCGAGCCAGGACCGCGTGCTGGCATCGGTGGCGCGGCTCCCGATGATCACCAACCGCAAGCTCGTGGCCGTCGTCGACCCCACCACACACGAGTACCGGATCGATTGGGACAGAAGCAGTTTGGTCAGCGGTCTGATGCCTGCCACGTTCACCATCGCCGAGGACAACACCACCTACGACCTCACCGGGCAGACCGAACCCCTGCTGGAGATCCTGCAGATCCTCAAGGCGCACAACATCGGTATGAACAACATGATCGATCTGCGCGCCAACCCAGTTGCCCGCGAACAGGTTCAGAGAGTGGTCCGCCGTGCAGCCGCGCAACGCAACGCACCGCAGGGCGTGCCACAGCCGGCCGGCCAGCCGACGCCGCAACCCGCTGCGGCGGCGCCGTACGCGGCACCGTCGATGTCGACCGCGCAGCGGCTGCAGGAGCTCGAAACCCTGCGTGCCACCGGCGCAATCAGCGAGGCCGAGTACACGGCCAAACGTCAGCAGATAATTGCTGATCTGTAAATACCGGCACCCTACGGTGGTAACGTCCACCGCGTGCGAGCGAGTTCGTCACGGGAACTCTGAGCGATGTCCGAACCGGTGGTTTCACACGAGGTTCGGTCACCCTCGCTGTCCGACGCGGTCATCCCGCTCGTCGCACTCACCGTCCTGATCGGCGGTTCCGTCGCGCTTTTCGGGCTCAAAGCGCTCGACGGACCGATACAGGTCGCACTGATCCTGGCGTGTGCCGTCGCGGCACTGATCGCGCTGAAGAACGGCAACCCGTGGAGCGCGGTGCAGGTGGCCGGGCAGGGTGCGCTTGCGTCGATCACCAGCGCGTTGTTCATCCTGCTTGCTGTGGGTGCCCTGATCGGGACGTGGAACCTGTCCGGAACCATCCCGACGTTGGTGTATTACGGTCTCGGCGTTTTGTCGCCGGGATACTTTTACGTTGCCACAGCGGTGATTTGCGGTGCGGTGGCCATGTCGATCGGCAGTTCGTGGACCACCGCGGGCACCATCGGCGTCGGCCTCGTCGGCATCGCCACGATGCTCGGTGTCTCACCGGCGATCACCGCGGGCGCGGTGATCTCGGGCGCCTACCTCGGGGACAAGCTCTCACCGTTGTCGGAGACGACGATCCTCACCGCGCAGATGGTGGAAGTCGACCTGTACACCCACATCCGCAGCCAGGCGTGGACCTCGGTCCCGGCGTTCCTGATCGCGGCGGCAGGCTTCACCGTGCTGGGTGTCGCGGGACCGCCGGTGCGCGATGCGGTGCCGGAAAGCATCGAACTCGCCAAACTCGGGGAGATCTTCTGGATCAACCCCGTCAACCTCGTGCCACTGCTGTTTCTGGTGGTGCTGTGGTGCGGAAGGTTCCCGCGTCATTGGCGTTGTTGGCCTCGGCACTGGTCGCGGGCGCCCAGGCCGCGGTCTTCCAACGAGACGTCGTCACGGGCTTCGTCACCGAGATCGGGGCCAGCACGCAAGACGTGATCGGCTCGGTGCAGGCCGTGTGGACGGTGATGGCCAACGGTTTCAGCATCAACAGCGGAATCGGTGACATCGACCGACTGCTGTCGCGCGGCGGTATGGACAGCATGCTGCTGACGATCTGGCTGATCATCGGGGCCGTGACGTTCGGCGCGCTGCTGGAGAAATTCGGTCTCATCGACCGCTTGGTCCAGCCCATGATCGCGGCGGCCAAAACCACCGGCCGCCTGTATCTCTCGGTGTTCTGCACCGGATTCGGGCTGAACATCGCAGCCGGTGACCAGTACATAGCGCTGGTGTTGCCCAGCCGCATCTTCCGCGTCGAGTTCGCCAAGCGCGGGCTGGCCCCGCAAAACCTGTCCCGTCTGGCCGCCGACAGCGGGACGGTGACGTCGCCGTTGGTGCCGTGGAACTCGTGCGGCGCATTCATGGGGGCGGTTCTCGGTGTTCCGACGCTGTTGTACCTGCCGTTCGCGCTCTTCAACATCGCCAGTCCCGCGCTGAGTGTGTTCTACGGCTACACCGGCTTCAAAGTCGTTCGTGCGGAACCGGTCACAGAATCCGAGGGGGCATGATGACCACCACCGAATCACCTGTCAAGGACACCAAGGTCAGCCTGCCCACGCTGACCGCGATGGTCATCGGCTCGATGATCGGGTCCGGTGTGTTCCTGCTGCCCGGCCGGTTCGGGGCCGAGTCCGGGGTCGCGGGCGCGCTGATCGCCTGGGCGATCGCCGGTGCAGGCATGTTGATGCTGGCGTTCGTGTTCCAGCGCCTGGCGACGCGGAAACCGGACCTCGACGCCGGGTTGTTCGCCTACGCGAAAGCGGGCTTCGGCGACTACATGGGGTTCAACTCGGCGTTCGGGTTCTGGGCGTCGGCCTGCGCGGGCAACACGTCGTACTGGGTGTTGATCATGGCGACGACGAGCGCGCTGTTCCCCGCCCTAGGAGCCGGGGACACCCTGCTGGCGGTCATCTGCTCGACGATCGGCGTATGGCTGTTCTTCTACCTGATCCTGCGCGGTGTGAAGCAGGCCGCGGTGATCAACCGCATCGTCACTTGGGCCAAGGTCGTCCCGATCCTGGTGTTCATCGTGATCGCGGTCATCGCCTTCAAGGCCGATGTGTTCACCGGCAACTTCTGGGGCGGCGACGGAAACTATTCGTGGGCATCGCTGTTCGAACAGGCCAAGGGCACCATGCTGATCACGGTGTTCGTGTTCCTCGGCATCGAGGGGGCGAGCGTGTACTCGCGGTTCGCGCGTTAACGCGAGGACGTCGGACGTGCGACGGTCATCGGTTTCCTGTCGGTGCTTTCGGTGTTCATGTTGGTGACGCTGGCGTCCTACGGCGTGCTGTCGCAGGACGAATTGGCCGGCATATCGCAACCGTCGATGGCGTCGGTGCTGGAATCCATTGTGGGTGAGTGGGGTTCGGTGTTCATCCGGCTCGGGGTCATCCTGTCGGTGCTCGGGGCCTACCTGGCGTGGACGTTGATGGCGGCCGAGATGTTGTTCATCCCGGCCAAATCCGAGGACATGCCGCGGTTCCTGACCCGCGAGAACCGCAACGGTGCACCGGTTCCCGCACTGATCATGGCCGGCGGCCTGGTGCAGCTGCTGCTGATCCTGCTGCTGTTCGCCTCCGACGCACTGAATTTCATGCTCGACCTGACCGCCGCGCTGGCTCTGATCCCGTATCTTCTTGCCGCGGGGTACGCACTGAAACTCACGGTGACACGGGAAACGTACGACGGTGACCGCTCGCGGGTGCCCGACATGGTCATCGCCGCAGTCGCGACGTTCTACACGCTGTTCCTGCTGTACGCCGCGGGGTGGGACCACCTGCTGCTGAGTTGCATCCTGTACGCGGGCGGCGCGGTCCTGTATTGGTTGGCCCGCCGCGAGCGCAACCTGCGGGTGTTCACCCGGGCAGAGGCCGTGCTGTTCGGCCTCATCGTCCTCGGCGCGATCGGAGGGCTCTACGGGCTGATCTCCGGCGGAATCCAGATTTGAAGTCCCACACGATGAAAGGACCTTCCATGAGCAACCCCTCCGACGCGTACGGCGTGCACTCCGAGGTAGGCAAACTACGGAAGGTGCTGGTGTGCTCGCCCGGTCTGGCCCACGAACGACTGACGCCGACCAACTGCGACGACCTGCTGTTCGACGACGTGCTGTGGGTGCAGAACGCGCGCCGCGACCACTTCGACTTCATGGACAAGATGCGCGACCGCGACGTCGAGGTCGTCGAACTGCACGAACTGCTAAGCGAGACCATGGACATCCCGGAAGCCAAGGACTGGCTGCTGGACCGCAAGATCACGCCCAACGAGGTGGGGCTCGGGCTGGTCGATGACACACGCGGATTCCTCAACTCGCTGACGTCGCGCCGGCTCACCGAGTTATTGATCGGTGGGATGTCGATCAGCGATCTCCCGCCCGAGATGAAGTCCGGCTACCGGGCTTTGGCGCGCGAGGCCAACGGCGTCACCGAGTACCTGATGCCGCCGCTGCCCAACACGCTCTATACGCGCGACACCACCTGCTGGATCTACGGCGGCCTCACACTCAACCCGCTGTTCTGGCCGGCCCGGCACGACGAGACCCTGCTGATGAAGGCCATC
Coding sequences:
- a CDS encoding cutinase family protein, yielding MWALAASAVLGSTVIGLAGPASAAPDCPDLHWIGVAGSGERDNPTLNGGMGRVVYRSLQDISRLVAQDGRTMTAEPVVYPAVEVPADGDLLGWGGFMSSVDTGVAALANQYTAFTQRCPQSKVVLAGYSQGAMVVHRNLHALATSPNLAAALLVADGDRLPTDPTINLGTATMVPGAGKGVAQDWPILAHAPAPLPPTVGSRTISVCDRGDAVCDYDPDADEVTAAAIAVHTSYARSASQPWTWPLYQLLMPTVTNPAVPNPTVPIPTGPVPGPQAPTLQASPQNPLTGTETSVQPAEEPAPTLG
- a CDS encoding SHOCT domain-containing protein is translated as MSTLWRYLRIQAFVLLCGIVGPIFLVIYFGSGGSPLIKWMFWTGLLITALDVLIALAITAMGTRSAAKHQDLEQNGVIALAQVVGIHETNTRINERPLVKLDLQISGPGIAPFASQDRVLASVARLPMITNRKLVAVVDPTTHEYRIDWDRSSLVSGLMPATFTIAEDNTTYDLTGQTEPLLEILQILKAHNIGMNNMIDLRANPVAREQVQRVVRRAAAQRNAPQGVPQPAGQPTPQPAAAAPYAAPSMSTAQRLQELETLRATGAISEAEYTAKRQQIIADL
- a CDS encoding Na+/H+ antiporter NhaC family protein — protein: MSEPVVSHEVRSPSLSDAVIPLVALTVLIGGSVALFGLKALDGPIQVALILACAVAALIALKNGNPWSAVQVAGQGALASITSALFILLAVGALIGTWNLSGTIPTLVYYGLGVLSPGYFYVATAVICGAVAMSIGSSWTTAGTIGVGLVGIATMLGVSPAITAGAVISGAYLGDKLSPLSETTILTAQMVEVDLYTHIRSQAWTSVPAFLIAAAGFTVLGVAGPPVRDAVPESIELAKLGEIFWINPVNLVPLLFLVVLWCGRFPRHWRCWPRHWSRAPRPRSSNETSSRASSPRSGPARKT
- a CDS encoding Na+/H+ antiporter NhaC family protein — protein: MASALVAGAQAAVFQRDVVTGFVTEIGASTQDVIGSVQAVWTVMANGFSINSGIGDIDRLLSRGGMDSMLLTIWLIIGAVTFGALLEKFGLIDRLVQPMIAAAKTTGRLYLSVFCTGFGLNIAAGDQYIALVLPSRIFRVEFAKRGLAPQNLSRLAADSGTVTSPLVPWNSCGAFMGAVLGVPTLLYLPFALFNIASPALSVFYGYTGFKVVRAEPVTESEGA